A single region of the Vibrio cyclitrophicus genome encodes:
- the rlmD gene encoding 23S rRNA (uracil(1939)-C(5))-methyltransferase RlmD — protein MARFFQPKKKTQLETKHQSVLVERMDHNGAGIAYQKNKPVFIDGALPGEQVVIQLTESKSKFSRAKLIKLLKPSEQRLKPFCKHFNQCGGCHLQHLGYSSQVEHKSQSLTHLMSQYQTANTEVAQPIIGDETGYRRRARISLFVDKKTQQLQFGFRKKQSKQIENITDCAVLEPRLNVLLPKLKNLLNTFNSLTSLGHVELVLGDTGPVMVLRHLKPLVEKDEQALIALAKEEGATLYSMPETDKLVRLVGDAPFYSETGVTLPFEPNHFIQVNQKVNQQMVTQAIEWLEPQANERVLDLFCGLGNFSLPIAQQSAFVVGVEGVDEMVQQATSNAALNQLSNTDFYQANLEEDLSSQSWAKEKFDKVLLDPARAGASGIVDQISALGAKRVVYVSCNPATLARDSESLEKQGYQLAKLGMLDMFPHTSHLESMALFIKA, from the coding sequence ATGGCACGTTTTTTCCAACCAAAAAAGAAAACTCAACTCGAGACCAAGCATCAATCGGTTTTGGTTGAACGAATGGATCACAATGGCGCTGGCATCGCTTATCAAAAAAATAAACCGGTTTTCATTGATGGCGCATTGCCCGGTGAGCAGGTGGTTATTCAACTTACTGAGAGTAAAAGTAAGTTCTCGCGAGCTAAGCTCATCAAGTTATTGAAGCCGAGCGAGCAGCGTTTAAAGCCGTTTTGTAAGCACTTTAATCAGTGTGGCGGCTGTCACCTTCAACACCTTGGTTACTCTTCTCAGGTTGAGCATAAATCGCAATCTCTGACCCACCTGATGAGCCAATACCAAACGGCTAACACTGAAGTTGCACAGCCTATTATCGGTGATGAAACCGGTTATCGACGTCGCGCACGTATCAGCTTATTTGTTGATAAAAAGACACAGCAACTTCAGTTCGGTTTCCGTAAGAAACAGAGCAAGCAGATTGAAAACATCACCGACTGTGCCGTGCTTGAACCTCGCCTTAATGTATTGCTGCCAAAGCTGAAAAATTTACTGAACACTTTCAACAGCCTTACGTCTTTAGGACACGTTGAATTGGTGTTGGGCGATACTGGTCCTGTAATGGTGCTACGTCACCTTAAGCCTTTGGTTGAAAAAGATGAGCAAGCGCTGATTGCGTTAGCAAAAGAAGAAGGCGCTACGCTGTACTCTATGCCCGAAACTGATAAGTTGGTTCGCTTAGTCGGCGATGCACCTTTTTATAGCGAAACTGGCGTGACGTTACCGTTTGAGCCAAACCACTTTATCCAAGTAAACCAGAAAGTGAATCAGCAGATGGTGACTCAAGCGATTGAGTGGTTAGAACCTCAAGCGAATGAACGAGTGCTAGACCTGTTTTGTGGTCTAGGTAACTTCAGTCTGCCTATCGCACAACAATCAGCGTTTGTGGTTGGTGTGGAAGGCGTTGATGAAATGGTCCAGCAAGCCACATCTAATGCAGCGTTAAACCAGTTAAGCAATACGGATTTTTACCAAGCTAATCTGGAAGAAGACTTATCTTCACAGTCTTGGGCAAAAGAGAAATTCGATAAAGTATTACTTGACCCAGCACGCGCTGGAGCTAGTGGGATCGTTGATCAAATTTCAGCGTTAGGAGCGAAGCGTGTGGTTTATGTTTCGTGTAATCCTGCTACTCTAGCTAGAGATTCTGAGAGCTTAGAAAAACAAGGTTATCAATTAGCCAAGCTGGGTATGTTGGACATGTTCCCACACACTAGCCATCTCGAATCGATGGCTCTCTTTATCAAGGCTTAA